A genomic stretch from Centroberyx gerrardi isolate f3 chromosome 10, fCenGer3.hap1.cur.20231027, whole genome shotgun sequence includes:
- the creg2 gene encoding protein CREG2, with translation MRSRYFPLAVLAGVLCVCQSYTLRNSVSWAVSSNDVVVEGELDAISEEVAPALLGDNAGLWKQAYPSSQVLGDGVESPKDLVKSENDNVAPLSSRLFSYRMEEVKKSANTTPPPHQETARTARYIAHYSDWGHLATISTQDKIKGLPFGNIFSVSDGPLDNSTGVIYFYVTAMDNTVSDLKNNPYASLTFSEAEGDFCRQMIYDPEDPRCARLTLTGKMVEVVPEELEFAKEAMFSRHPVMKKWPVGHKWFFMKLELIQVWLQDWVGGVALVPLEDYFKATPF, from the exons ATGAGGTCCCGTTACTTTCCGCTGGCAGTACTTGCcggtgtgctgtgtgtgtgccagagctACACCCTGAGGAACTCGGTCTCCTGGGCTGTCTCCTCCAACGacgtggtggtggagggggagctGGACGCGATATCGGAGGAGGTCGCCCCCGCTCTGCTGGGGGACAATGCTGGGTTATGGAAGCAGGCGTACCCGTCGTCCCAGGTGCTGGGAGACGGCGTGGAGAGCCCTAAAGACTTAGTCAAGTCGGAAAACGACAATGTCGCCCCTCTCTCGTCTCGACTGTTTTCATACCggatggaggaggtgaaaaaGTCTGCCAACACCACTCCTCCCCCGCACCAGGAGACGGCTAGGACGGCCAGATACATCGCTCATTACAGCGACTGGGGACATCTGGCCACCATCTCAACTCAAGACAAG ATCAAGGGTCTCCCCTTTGGGAACATCTTCTCAGTCAGCGATGGACCACTGGACAACAGCACTGGAGTCATCTATTTCTATGTTACTGCAATGGACAACACTGTATCAGACCTGAAAAACAACCCCTATGCTTCTCTCACATTCTCTGAGGCTGAGGGAGACTTCTGCAG GCAAATGATATATGATCCAGAGGATCCAAGATGTGCTCGACTCACATTAACAGGCAAGATGGTGGAGGTGGTCCCAGAGGAGCTGGAGTTTGCAAAGGAGGCTATGTTCTCAAG ACATCCTGTGATGAAAAAATGGCCGGTGGGACACAAGTGGTTCTTCATGAAGCTGGAGTTGATCCAGGTCTGGCTGCAGGATTGGGTCGGAGGAGTGGCGCTCGTTCCACTGGAGGACTACTTCAAAGCCACGCCCTTCTGA
- the cracdla gene encoding uncharacterized protein cracdla: protein MESFSGDTEESTEDLPGKKKSKLKSLKTRLFGRTKRADGEESAKLSQSASDITAGKGLGSEEDLVCSQGMLGSRALSHDSIFLADQVLSNAEPDRVLSQENVHSKIKTLQMKLQQQKMHLGPPPLVLPIKRPDDLSSRSEADGLPHSPPEILRGDVSTQAALSKAISQPSSRPLSPIPKPAPTRSVPLTPSLSSPLSALSTSPPTVAAPALDFSCPAQFTPCLDTSAARHRMAVKPRKQRASTKGKRLATDSRPLSNILNNIDHPVSEKQEEQEFAAEEEITHLRSHSTQILETEQGGVNIPITSQCLPVKSPEPAVFTSEPSEAQAAPKSSSPTLSHRPTRQDLTLPGRAPSVASQVLGVKPHRPVDVMISQQPQTDLEEKREGSGDFDIQAMSHDKRDTISKAGMIDRKSNREQGSQEISVPSNQHSASLGSVAAFRSSSLRQQVQAQTEDTGGIKRPGSGSFHFSITTAKCRDGERPRSGSFLGVVEQAGARPKTGGGPEVKSTPREEGALHKGPVVPWDRRDSLKKGEPVIPSKQATVDTGALEGEEVEDSQEAVEDALEAKEVQEEEEKTTFGVKLRSTSLSLKFRSDAGAAHSDSKVKRHSAEMGSLIPPLAPYSRPSKSVLSEEQCIKRKAEEIGDNASSMSKRLPTNIPCNPTASGHLRQTDGTPSGFSTLLVKHNPPAADDPHTVPSLDIEAQTISSNPEEVEIALSAPQEPQTAPQSAPQSASSEVSWMSLAIEKTRSLQQLFSSRLPRDFTSMQTAARPQTQVQPTNQGQTITQSHSQKVMQSETQIGTQMQTQTVKMPHSSPQVQEAMQPSTEAAKPPITQSATPVQTATPSLTPPTVQQRTSTPSTSQLYTSKVPQMSKQTNNVPLQPSTTQPVTQSGSHSVSLPAIQTNLWTTQSPLRSSTQLETTPQSAQGSATQSLAQSHLSSGQQPTVQQPPWSNRGVHSANQPKSTTSAQASVSISTPSPTLAPVPALGRGERAAVLQGKEGPSLSERRAAFLEKRTEWTAPPGTKVELRKTQSETRTPAESPALPNTTPSSRDTKPEGRQGVKLAESSPTKVPGRLEDKWLRKNMPLSSSPSSSPTPSSPLQSMADSGQPSWMELAKRKSMAWSDKTMD, encoded by the exons ATGGAGTCTTTCTCAGGAGATACCGAAGAAAGCACTGAGGACCTTCCAG GGAAGAAAAAGTCCAAGCTGAAGTCTCTGAAAACTCGTCTCTTTGGAAGGACAAAGAGagcagatggagaggaaagCGCCAAACTCAGCCAGTCTgccagtgacatcacagcagGAAAGGGCCTCGGGTCAGAGGAAGATTTGGT GTGCTCCCAAGGGATGCTGGGCTCACGGGCTTTGTCACATGACAGCATCTTCCTGGCTGACCAGGTCCTGTCCAACGCCGAACCGGACAGGGTTTTATCCCAGGAGAATGTTCACAGCAAGATCAAAACTCTGCAG ATGAagctccagcagcagaagaTGCATTTGGGGCCGCCCCCTCTGGTTCTGCCAATCAAACGTCCAGATGACCTCAGCAGCCGCTCAGAGGCTGATGGTCTTCCTCACAGCCCCCCTGAGATCTTAAGGGGCGACGTCTCAACCCAGGCAGCCCTCAGCAAG GCCATATCCCAGCCATCCTCTCGTCCACTCTCACCCATCCCCAAACCTGCACCAACCAGATCTGTGCCCCTgactccatccctctcctcgcctctctctgccctctccacTTCCCCTCCTACTGTTGCTGCCCCTGCTTTGGACTTCAGCTGTCCAGCCCAGTTCACCCCCTGCCTGGATACCTCTGCTGCACGCCACCGTATGGCCGTCAAGCCCAGAAAACAGAGGGCCAGCACCAAGGGGAAGAGACTTGCT ACTGACTCTAGGCCTCTCTCAAACATCCTAAACAACATCGACCACCCAGTGTCTGAGAAGCAGGAAGAGCAAGAGTTTGCTGCTGAAGAGGAGATAACTCACTTGCGCTCCCACTCCACCCAGATCTTGGAAACGGAGCAAGGAGGGGTCAACATCCCCATTACATCTCAGTGTCTTCCTGTAAAATCCCCAGAGCCTGCAGTCTTCACATCAGAGCCCTCCGAGGCACAGGCAGCCCCCAAATCATCCAGCCCAACCCTCTCCCATCGGCCCACCCGACAGGACCTCACCCTTCCTGGGAGAGCTCCCTCTGTGGCCTCCCAGGTGCTTGGAGTTAAGCCTCACAGACCTGTGGATGTAATGATCAGTCAACAGCCACAGACAGACttggaagaaaaaagagagggctCTGGAGACTTTGATATACAGGCCATGTCCCATGACAAGAGGGATACTATAAGCAAGGCTGGAATGATTGATAGAAAATCGAACAGAGAACAAGGCTCTCAAGAAATCTCTGTCCCCTCCAACCAGCATTCAGCCAGCTTGGGCTCAGTAGCGGCTTTCAGGTCTTCCTCTCTTCGCCAGCAGGTTCAAGCTCAGACAGAGGACACAGGAGGAATAAAGAGACCAGGATCTGGGTCCTTCCACTTCTCCATCACCACTGCCAAATgccgagatggagagagacccCGATCAGGCAGTTTCTTGGGAGTGGTGGAACAGGCTGGAGCCAGGCCGAAGACAGGAGGGGGACCAGAGGTGAAGTCAACACCTAGGGAAGAGGGAGCTCTACATAAAGGCCCAGTAGTACCGTGGGACAGGAGGGACAGCCTCAAAAAGGGAGAACCAGTGATACCATCTAAACAAGCAACCGTGGATACAGGTGCTTTAGAGGGGGAGGAAGTAGAGGACAGCCAGGAGGCAGTGGAAGACGCACTGGAAGCAAAGGAggtccaggaggaggaggagaaaacaacgtTTGGGGTCAAACTCCGCTCCACATCTCTGTCTTTGAAATTTCGGTCTGATGCAGGTGCTGCCCACTCTGATTCCAAGGTTAAGCGTCATAGTGCAGAGATGGGCTCGCTAATCCCTCCACTTGCCCCTTACAGCCGTCCTTCAAAGTCTGTGTTGTCTGAGGAGCAATGTATCAAACGAAAAGCAGAGGAAATAGGTGATAATGCCAGCTCTATGTCTAAAAGACTGCCTACAAACATCCCTTGTAACCCCACCGCCTCTGGACacctcagacagacag ATGGAACCCCATCTGGTTTCTCAACCCTTCTGGTCAAACATAACCCACCAGCTGCTGATGATCCTCACACCGTTCCTTCCTTGGATATAGAAGCCCAGACAATCTCCTCAAACCCAGAGGAAGTAGAAATTGCCCTCTCAGCCCCTCAGGAGCCCCAGACTGCCCCGCAATCTGCCCCCCAGTCGGCCTCATCTGAGGTGTCCTGGATGAGCCTGGCAATAGAAAAGACCAGAAGCCTCCAACAGCTCTTCAGTAGTAGATTACCCAGAGATTTTACAAGCATGCAGACTGCTGCTCGACCACAGACACAAGTGCAGCCAACAAATCAAGGGCAGACTATTACACAATCACATTCGCAGAAGGTGATGCAATCAGAGACACAGATTGGgacacaaatgcagacacagactgTAAAAATGCCACATAGTTCACCACAAGTACAGGAAGCGATGCAGCCATCAACTGAGGCAGCCAAACCACCAATAACGCAAAGTGCAACTCCAGTACAGACTGCCACACCATCATTAACTCCACCTACAGTGCAACAGAGGACATCAACACCATCCACCAGTCAGTTATACACCTCTAAAGTACCACAGAtgtcaaaacaaaccaacaatgTCCCGTTACAACCAAGCACAACTCAACCAGTCACGCAGTCTGGCTCgcactctgtttctcttccagCCATACAGACCAATTTATGGACGACCCAATCTCCCTTGCGCTCCTCTACACAACTGGAGACCACACCTCAGTCTGCACAAGGGAGTGCTACTCAGTCCCTTGCCCAATCTCACCTCTCCTCAGGCCAACAACCCACCGTCCAGCAACCCCCCTGGAGCAATCGAGGTGTGCACTCTGCCAACCAGCCCAAATCCACAACTTCCGCTCAGGCCTCAGTCTCAATTTCTACCCCTTCACCAACCCTAGCTCCAGTTCCAGCCTtaggaagaggggaaagagctGCCGTCCTCCAGGGAAAAGAAGGTCCATCCCTGTCAGAAAGACGGGCTGCCTTCTTAGAGAAACGGACAGAGTGGACTGCTCCACCTGGAACCAAG GTGGAACTGAGGAAAACCCAGTCAGAAACACGGACACCAGCCGAATCCCCTGCCTTACCCAACACCACACCTTCAAGCAGAGACACAAAACCTGAGGGAAGGCAAGGGGTAAAACTTGCAG AGTCAAGCCCCACCAAAGTTCCAGGCAGGCTTGAGGACAAATGGCTGAGAAAAAACATGCCGCTATCTTCATCACCCTCTTCGTCGCCTACGCCGTCCTCCCCTCTGCAGTCCATGGCTGACAGCGGCCAGCCGTCCTGGATGGAACTGGCCAAGAGGAAGTCAATGGCCTGGAGTGATAAGACCATGGACTAA
- the mitd1 gene encoding MIT domain-containing protein 1 isoform X1: MTQNHVTGMEASAVSVLKRAVELDQSSRFQESLVCYQEGIQLLMDVLKAVKDDSKKGHYRAKIKGYMDRAEQIKVHVNQLKEDGKYHEQIRIAEDATGYSYEALFKPYISSTLTEVWVEDPYIRHIHQLYNFLRFCEMLLKASCKVKRIHLLTSQDEQGDSGQQTGALAEVKQSLQAQGVSLELQYSSTIHDREIRFDNGWIIKIGRGLDYFKKPKGRFSIGYCDYDLRQCQETSVDIFHTKHTKTL, translated from the exons ATGACACAGAACCATGTGACGGGGATGGAGGCTTCTGCTGTCTCTGTTCTCAAGCGGGCAGTGGAGCTGGACCAGAGCTCCCGCTTCCAAGAGTCCCTAGTCTGTTACCAGGAGGGCATCCAATTGCTTATGGACGTGTTGAAAG CAGTGAAGGATGACTCAAAGAAAGGTCACTACAGGGCGAAGATAAAGGGCTACATGGACAGAGCCGAGCAGATCAAAGTGCATGTGAACCAACTGAAAGAAG ATGGGAAGTACCATGAGCAGATTAGAATAGCAGAGGACGCTACAGGTTACAGCTATGAGGCTCTGTTCAAGCCGTACATCAGCAGCACGCTCACAGAGGTCTGGGTGGAAGACCCGTACATACGACACATCCACCAG TTGTACAACTTCCTGCGGTTCTGTGAGATGCTGCTGAAAGCTTCCTGCAAAGTGAAAAGGATCCACCTGCTTACTTCACAGGATGAA CAGGGGGACAGCGGGCAGCAGACCGGCGCTCTGGCCGAGGTGAAGCAGAGTCTCCAGGCTCAGGGAGTCTCTCTGGAGCTGCAGTACTCCTCCACTATCCATGACAGGGAGATCAG GTTTGACAATGGCTGGATCATCAAGATAGGAAGAGGACTGGATTACTTCAAGAAACCTAAG GGCCGTTTCTCCATTGGATACTGTGACTATGACCTGAGGCAGTGCCAGGAGACCTCTGTAGACAtctttcacacaaaacacaccaagacactATGA
- the mitd1 gene encoding MIT domain-containing protein 1 isoform X2, whose translation MTQNHVTGMEASAVSVLKRAVELDQSSRFQESLVCYQEGIQLLMDVLKAVKDDSKKGHYRAKIKGYMDRAEQIKVHVNQLKEDGKYHEQIRIAEDATGYSYEALFKPYISSTLTEVWVEDPYIRHIHQLYNFLRFCEMLLKASCKVKRIHLLTSQDEGDSGQQTGALAEVKQSLQAQGVSLELQYSSTIHDREIRFDNGWIIKIGRGLDYFKKPKGRFSIGYCDYDLRQCQETSVDIFHTKHTKTL comes from the exons ATGACACAGAACCATGTGACGGGGATGGAGGCTTCTGCTGTCTCTGTTCTCAAGCGGGCAGTGGAGCTGGACCAGAGCTCCCGCTTCCAAGAGTCCCTAGTCTGTTACCAGGAGGGCATCCAATTGCTTATGGACGTGTTGAAAG CAGTGAAGGATGACTCAAAGAAAGGTCACTACAGGGCGAAGATAAAGGGCTACATGGACAGAGCCGAGCAGATCAAAGTGCATGTGAACCAACTGAAAGAAG ATGGGAAGTACCATGAGCAGATTAGAATAGCAGAGGACGCTACAGGTTACAGCTATGAGGCTCTGTTCAAGCCGTACATCAGCAGCACGCTCACAGAGGTCTGGGTGGAAGACCCGTACATACGACACATCCACCAG TTGTACAACTTCCTGCGGTTCTGTGAGATGCTGCTGAAAGCTTCCTGCAAAGTGAAAAGGATCCACCTGCTTACTTCACAGGATGAA GGGGACAGCGGGCAGCAGACCGGCGCTCTGGCCGAGGTGAAGCAGAGTCTCCAGGCTCAGGGAGTCTCTCTGGAGCTGCAGTACTCCTCCACTATCCATGACAGGGAGATCAG GTTTGACAATGGCTGGATCATCAAGATAGGAAGAGGACTGGATTACTTCAAGAAACCTAAG GGCCGTTTCTCCATTGGATACTGTGACTATGACCTGAGGCAGTGCCAGGAGACCTCTGTAGACAtctttcacacaaaacacaccaagacactATGA
- the mrpl30 gene encoding large ribosomal subunit protein uL30m: protein MSVVCRGFILSSVKILAEATVSPCPWFVSQRSQFTKARIPKELFAERSKEHEKYGGDPDQPHKLHIVTRVKSTMRRPYWEKDMVKRLGLEKAHVPVIHKNTPSVNNQLKFVKHLVRIQPLKTPYGLPAEEDMADTYINGNGELIVRRLLKPVDPKAIES from the exons atgtcaGTTGTGTGTCGCGGTTTCATTCTTTCATCGGTGAAG ATCCTGGCAGAAGCCACAGTATCGCCTTGCCCTTGGTTTGTGTCACAACGTAGCCAATTTACCAAAGCCCGAATCCCAAAAGAG CTTTTTGCTGAGAGATCTAAAGAACATGAGAAGTACGGCGGTGACCCAGACCAGCCTCATAAACTGCACATAGTGACACGGGTCAAAAGTACCATGCGAAGACCATACTGGGAGAAAGACATGGTGAAGCGCCTGGGGCTTGAAAAA GCACATGTTCCTGTAATTCACAAAAACACGCCCTCAGTCAATAACCAGCTGAAATTTGTCAAGCATCTTGTAAG GATCCAGCCACTGAAGACTCCCTATGGACTCCCTGCTGAAGAAGACATGGCTGACACCTACATCAACGGCAATGGAGAGCTGATTGTGCGTCGCCTCCTCAAACCTGTAGACCCCAAGGCTATTGAGTCTTAG
- the txndc9 gene encoding thioredoxin domain-containing protein 9 — MANQPMDILAKVLEQSAKMVEDQVDAQLSKLNDMEEDELERLKERRLEALKKAQKQKQEWLSKGHGEFREIPSEKDFFGEVKESKNVVCHFYKDSTFRCKILDKHLAILAKKHVETKFIKLNVEKAPFLTERLRIKVIPTLALLIDGKTKDYVVGFGDLGNTDEFPTEMLEWRLGCADVINYSGNLMERPTLTQRSGSKFTKVEKKTIRGRGYDSDSGSEDD; from the exons ATGGCGAACCAGCCGATGGACATCCTAGCAAAGGTTTTGGAGCAGTCGGCCAAGATGGTGGAGGATCAGGTGGATGCACAGTTGAGCAAACTGAATGATATGGAAGAAGATGAATTGGAAAGACTGAAGGAACGGCGATTGGAGGCACTTAAAAAAGCCCAGAAACAGAAGCAG GAGTGGTTGTCTAAAGGCCATGGAGAGTTCAGAGAAATCCCTAGCGAGAAAGACTTTTTCGGCGAGGTCAAGGAAAGCAAGAATGTGGTCTGTCATTTCTATAAAGACTCCACCTTCAG ATGCAAGATTCTTGACAAGCACTTGGCCATCCTGGCAAAGAAGCATGTTGAGACCAAATTTATCAAACTGAATGTGGAGAAAGCCCCGTTTCTCACAGAGAGGCTGCGGATCAAGGTTATTCCTACTCTGGCTCTGCTGATAGATGGTAAAACCAAGGACTATGTGGTTGGATTCGGTGACCTGGGAAACACAGACGAGTTTCCCACAGAGATGCTTGAGTGGAGACTTGGCTGTGCAGATGTAATTAACTACAG TGGTAACCTGATGGAGCGTCCTACACTGACACAGAGGTCTGGCTCAAAGTTCACAAAAGTGGAGAAGAAAACCATCAGAGGGAGAGGCTATGACTCAGATTCTGGTTCTGAAGATGACTGA